One window from the genome of Cucumis melo cultivar AY chromosome 12, USDA_Cmelo_AY_1.0, whole genome shotgun sequence encodes:
- the LOC103488509 gene encoding histidinol dehydrogenase, chloroplastic isoform X4: MKSYKLSELNQDALTGLKARPRIDFSSIFGVVQPIVDDVRKRGDAAVRDYTAKFDKVELNEIVVSVSDLPEPELDSAVKEAFDVAYDNIYAFHAAQISVEKNVENMPGVKCKRVARSISSVGLYVPGGTAVLPSTALMLSIPAQIAGCGTVVLATPPSQDGSICKEVLYCAKKAGVTHILKAGGAQAISAMAWGTESCPKVEKIFGPGNQYVTAAKMILQNSEAMISIDMPAGPSEVLVIADRYASPVHLAADLLSQAEHGPDSQVVLVIAGDGVDLKAIEEELSKQCKSLPRGEFASKALSHSFTVFARDMVEAVSFSNLYAPEHLIINVKDAEKWESFIQNAGSVFLGPWTPESVGDYASGTNHVLPTYGYARMYGGVSLDSFLKYMTVQSLTEEGLRKLGPYVEKMAEVEGLDAHKRAVSLRLKDIKARQISSSSAFRFFDHWRGFKLFKSTWYG, encoded by the exons ATGAAGTCTTATAAGTTATCTGAACTTAATCAGGATGCTCTCACTGGTCTAAAGGCCCGTCCTCGTATTGATTTTTCTTCAATATTTGGTGTG GTCCAGCCCATTGTTGATGATGTTCGAAAAAGAGGTGATGCTGCAGTTAGAGA CTATACTGCAAAGTTTGACAAAGTTGAACTGAACGAGATTGTTGTTAGTGTCTCTGACCTGCCAGAGCCAGAG CTTGATTCGGCTGTCAAAGAAGCCTTTGATGTAGCTTATGACAATATATATGCATTTCATGCTGCCCAGATATCGGTggaaaaaaatgttgaaaatatgCCT GGGGTAAAATGCAAACGGGTGGCAAGAAGCATTTCTTCTGTTGGTCTCTATGTTCCTGGGGGAACTGCGGTTTTACCTTCAACGGCTTTGATGCTCTCTATT CCTGCTCAGATTGCTGGTTGTGGTACTGTTGTTCTTGCAACACCTCCCAGTCAGGATGGCAGCATATGCAAG GAGGTGCTCTATTGTGCGAAGAAGGCTGGTGTGACTCACATTCTTAAGGCAGGAGGAGCTCAG GCTATCTCTGCTATGGCTTGGGGGACAGAATCTTGCCCTAAG GTTGAGAAAATTTTTGGCCCTGGTAATCAATATGTAACAGCTGCCAAAATGATTCTTCAa AATAGTGAAGCGATGATCTCAATTGACATGCCTGCGGGCCCTTCAGAAGTTCTGGTTATTGCTGATAGATATGCCAGCCCCGTTCATCTAGCAGCAGATCTGCTTTCCCAG GCCGAGCATGGCCCTGACAGTCAGGTAGTTCTTGTAATTGCCGGTGATGGTGTGGATCTTAAAGCTATTGAAGAAGAACTCAGTAAACAATGTAAAAGTCTTCCAAGAGGAGAGTTTGCTTCAAAAGCCCTGAGCCATAGTTTTACTGTGTTTGCTCGCGATATGGTGGAG GCAGTCTCCTTTTCAAACTTATATGCACCTGAGCATTTAATAATTAATGTCAAGGATGCAGAAAAATGGGAGAGTTTCATTCAGAATGCAG GTTCTGTCTTCTTGGGGCCATGGACCCCAGAAAGCGTGGGAGATTATGCAAGTGGGACAAATCATGTTCTTCCAACCTATGGTTATGCACGGATGTATGGTGGAGTTTCGCTTGACTCGTTTTTAAAATACATGACAGTACAGTCTTTGACAGAGGAAGGTTTAAGAAAACTTGGTCCCTATGTTGAAAAAATGGCTGAAGTTGAGGGACTGGATGCCCATAAAAGAGCTGTAAGTCTTCGATTGAAGGATATTAAAGCCAGGCAAATCTCAAGTTCAAG TGCTTTCAGATTTTTTGATCATTGGAGAGGTTTCAAGCTGTTTAAAAGCACTTGGTATGGTTGA
- the LOC103488509 gene encoding histidinol dehydrogenase, chloroplastic isoform X1, with translation MDSQIIRLNWRCNFLVQQRRARNFRTLCVPKSASFQTPDFPGGILVKGIKCSMKSYKLSELNQDALTGLKARPRIDFSSIFGVVQPIVDDVRKRGDAAVRDYTAKFDKVELNEIVVSVSDLPEPELDSAVKEAFDVAYDNIYAFHAAQISVEKNVENMPGVKCKRVARSISSVGLYVPGGTAVLPSTALMLSIPAQIAGCGTVVLATPPSQDGSICKEVLYCAKKAGVTHILKAGGAQAISAMAWGTESCPKVEKIFGPGNQYVTAAKMILQNSEAMISIDMPAGPSEVLVIADRYASPVHLAADLLSQAEHGPDSQVVLVIAGDGVDLKAIEEELSKQCKSLPRGEFASKALSHSFTVFARDMVEAVSFSNLYAPEHLIINVKDAEKWESFIQNAGSVFLGPWTPESVGDYASGTNHVLPTYGYARMYGGVSLDSFLKYMTVQSLTEEGLRKLGPYVEKMAEVEGLDAHKRAVSLRLKDIKARQISSSSAFRFFDHWRGFKLFKSTWYG, from the exons ATGGACAGTCAGATTATACGCTTGAATTGGAGGTGCAATTTCTTGGTTCAACAACGTAGGGCGCGGAATTTTCGAACTTTGTGTGTTCCGAAGTCTGCTTCTTTTCAAACTCCTGATTTTCCCGGAG GAATTTTGGTTAAAGGCATAAAGTGTTCAATGAAGTCTTATAAGTTATCTGAACTTAATCAGGATGCTCTCACTGGTCTAAAGGCCCGTCCTCGTATTGATTTTTCTTCAATATTTGGTGTG GTCCAGCCCATTGTTGATGATGTTCGAAAAAGAGGTGATGCTGCAGTTAGAGA CTATACTGCAAAGTTTGACAAAGTTGAACTGAACGAGATTGTTGTTAGTGTCTCTGACCTGCCAGAGCCAGAG CTTGATTCGGCTGTCAAAGAAGCCTTTGATGTAGCTTATGACAATATATATGCATTTCATGCTGCCCAGATATCGGTggaaaaaaatgttgaaaatatgCCT GGGGTAAAATGCAAACGGGTGGCAAGAAGCATTTCTTCTGTTGGTCTCTATGTTCCTGGGGGAACTGCGGTTTTACCTTCAACGGCTTTGATGCTCTCTATT CCTGCTCAGATTGCTGGTTGTGGTACTGTTGTTCTTGCAACACCTCCCAGTCAGGATGGCAGCATATGCAAG GAGGTGCTCTATTGTGCGAAGAAGGCTGGTGTGACTCACATTCTTAAGGCAGGAGGAGCTCAG GCTATCTCTGCTATGGCTTGGGGGACAGAATCTTGCCCTAAG GTTGAGAAAATTTTTGGCCCTGGTAATCAATATGTAACAGCTGCCAAAATGATTCTTCAa AATAGTGAAGCGATGATCTCAATTGACATGCCTGCGGGCCCTTCAGAAGTTCTGGTTATTGCTGATAGATATGCCAGCCCCGTTCATCTAGCAGCAGATCTGCTTTCCCAG GCCGAGCATGGCCCTGACAGTCAGGTAGTTCTTGTAATTGCCGGTGATGGTGTGGATCTTAAAGCTATTGAAGAAGAACTCAGTAAACAATGTAAAAGTCTTCCAAGAGGAGAGTTTGCTTCAAAAGCCCTGAGCCATAGTTTTACTGTGTTTGCTCGCGATATGGTGGAG GCAGTCTCCTTTTCAAACTTATATGCACCTGAGCATTTAATAATTAATGTCAAGGATGCAGAAAAATGGGAGAGTTTCATTCAGAATGCAG GTTCTGTCTTCTTGGGGCCATGGACCCCAGAAAGCGTGGGAGATTATGCAAGTGGGACAAATCATGTTCTTCCAACCTATGGTTATGCACGGATGTATGGTGGAGTTTCGCTTGACTCGTTTTTAAAATACATGACAGTACAGTCTTTGACAGAGGAAGGTTTAAGAAAACTTGGTCCCTATGTTGAAAAAATGGCTGAAGTTGAGGGACTGGATGCCCATAAAAGAGCTGTAAGTCTTCGATTGAAGGATATTAAAGCCAGGCAAATCTCAAGTTCAAG TGCTTTCAGATTTTTTGATCATTGGAGAGGTTTCAAGCTGTTTAAAAGCACTTGGTATGGTTGA
- the LOC103488509 gene encoding histidinol dehydrogenase, chloroplastic isoform X2, which produces MDSQIIRLNWRCNFLVQQRRARNFRTLCVPKSASFQTPDFPGGILVKGIKCSMKSYKLSELNQDALTGLKARPRIDFSSIFGVVQPIVDDVRKRGDAAVRDYTAKFDKVELNEIVVSVSDLPEPELDSAVKEAFDVAYDNIYAFHAAQISVEKNVENMPGVKCKRVARSISSVGLYVPGGTAVLPSTALMLSIPAQIAGCGTVVLATPPSQDGSICKEVLYCAKKAGVTHILKAGGAQAISAMAWGTESCPKVEKIFGPGNQYVTAAKMILQNSEAMISIDMPAGPSEVLVIADRYASPVHLAADLLSQAEHGPDSQVVLVIAGDGVDLKAIEEELSKQCKSLPRGEFASKALSHSFTVFARDMVEAVSFSNLYAPEHLIINVKDAEKWESFIQNAGSVFLGPWTPESVGDYASGTNHVLPTYGYARMYGGVSLDSFLKYMTVQSLTEEGLRKLGPYVEKMAEVEGLDAHKRAVSLRLKDIKARQISSSRFFDHWRGFKLFKSTWYG; this is translated from the exons ATGGACAGTCAGATTATACGCTTGAATTGGAGGTGCAATTTCTTGGTTCAACAACGTAGGGCGCGGAATTTTCGAACTTTGTGTGTTCCGAAGTCTGCTTCTTTTCAAACTCCTGATTTTCCCGGAG GAATTTTGGTTAAAGGCATAAAGTGTTCAATGAAGTCTTATAAGTTATCTGAACTTAATCAGGATGCTCTCACTGGTCTAAAGGCCCGTCCTCGTATTGATTTTTCTTCAATATTTGGTGTG GTCCAGCCCATTGTTGATGATGTTCGAAAAAGAGGTGATGCTGCAGTTAGAGA CTATACTGCAAAGTTTGACAAAGTTGAACTGAACGAGATTGTTGTTAGTGTCTCTGACCTGCCAGAGCCAGAG CTTGATTCGGCTGTCAAAGAAGCCTTTGATGTAGCTTATGACAATATATATGCATTTCATGCTGCCCAGATATCGGTggaaaaaaatgttgaaaatatgCCT GGGGTAAAATGCAAACGGGTGGCAAGAAGCATTTCTTCTGTTGGTCTCTATGTTCCTGGGGGAACTGCGGTTTTACCTTCAACGGCTTTGATGCTCTCTATT CCTGCTCAGATTGCTGGTTGTGGTACTGTTGTTCTTGCAACACCTCCCAGTCAGGATGGCAGCATATGCAAG GAGGTGCTCTATTGTGCGAAGAAGGCTGGTGTGACTCACATTCTTAAGGCAGGAGGAGCTCAG GCTATCTCTGCTATGGCTTGGGGGACAGAATCTTGCCCTAAG GTTGAGAAAATTTTTGGCCCTGGTAATCAATATGTAACAGCTGCCAAAATGATTCTTCAa AATAGTGAAGCGATGATCTCAATTGACATGCCTGCGGGCCCTTCAGAAGTTCTGGTTATTGCTGATAGATATGCCAGCCCCGTTCATCTAGCAGCAGATCTGCTTTCCCAG GCCGAGCATGGCCCTGACAGTCAGGTAGTTCTTGTAATTGCCGGTGATGGTGTGGATCTTAAAGCTATTGAAGAAGAACTCAGTAAACAATGTAAAAGTCTTCCAAGAGGAGAGTTTGCTTCAAAAGCCCTGAGCCATAGTTTTACTGTGTTTGCTCGCGATATGGTGGAG GCAGTCTCCTTTTCAAACTTATATGCACCTGAGCATTTAATAATTAATGTCAAGGATGCAGAAAAATGGGAGAGTTTCATTCAGAATGCAG GTTCTGTCTTCTTGGGGCCATGGACCCCAGAAAGCGTGGGAGATTATGCAAGTGGGACAAATCATGTTCTTCCAACCTATGGTTATGCACGGATGTATGGTGGAGTTTCGCTTGACTCGTTTTTAAAATACATGACAGTACAGTCTTTGACAGAGGAAGGTTTAAGAAAACTTGGTCCCTATGTTGAAAAAATGGCTGAAGTTGAGGGACTGGATGCCCATAAAAGAGCTGTAAGTCTTCGATTGAAGGATATTAAAGCCAGGCAAATCTCAAGTTCAAG ATTTTTTGATCATTGGAGAGGTTTCAAGCTGTTTAAAAGCACTTGGTATGGTTGA
- the LOC103488509 gene encoding histidinol dehydrogenase, chloroplastic isoform X3 has product MDSQIIRLNWRCNFLVQQRRARNFRTLCVPKSASFQTPDFPGGILVKGIKCSMKSYKLSELNQDALTGLKARPRIDFSSIFGVVQPIVDDVRKRGDAAVRDYTAKFDKVELNEIVVSVSDLPEPELDSAVKEAFDVAYDNIYAFHAAQISVEKNVENMPGVKCKRVARSISSVGLYVPGGTAVLPSTALMLSIPAQIAGCGTVVLATPPSQDGSICKEVLYCAKKAGVTHILKAGGAQAISAMAWGTESCPKVEKIFGPGNQYVTAAKMILQNSEAMISIDMPAGPSEVLVIADRYASPVHLAADLLSQAEHGPDSQVVLVIAGDGVDLKAIEEELSKQCKSLPRGEFASKALSHSFTVFARDMVEAVSFSNLYAPEHLIINVKDAEKWESFIQNAGSVFLGPWTPESVGDYASGTNHVLPTYGYARMYGGVSLDSFLKYMTVQSLTEEGLRKLGPYVEKMAEVEGLDAHKRAVSLRLKDIKARQISSSREGTSLFYHL; this is encoded by the exons ATGGACAGTCAGATTATACGCTTGAATTGGAGGTGCAATTTCTTGGTTCAACAACGTAGGGCGCGGAATTTTCGAACTTTGTGTGTTCCGAAGTCTGCTTCTTTTCAAACTCCTGATTTTCCCGGAG GAATTTTGGTTAAAGGCATAAAGTGTTCAATGAAGTCTTATAAGTTATCTGAACTTAATCAGGATGCTCTCACTGGTCTAAAGGCCCGTCCTCGTATTGATTTTTCTTCAATATTTGGTGTG GTCCAGCCCATTGTTGATGATGTTCGAAAAAGAGGTGATGCTGCAGTTAGAGA CTATACTGCAAAGTTTGACAAAGTTGAACTGAACGAGATTGTTGTTAGTGTCTCTGACCTGCCAGAGCCAGAG CTTGATTCGGCTGTCAAAGAAGCCTTTGATGTAGCTTATGACAATATATATGCATTTCATGCTGCCCAGATATCGGTggaaaaaaatgttgaaaatatgCCT GGGGTAAAATGCAAACGGGTGGCAAGAAGCATTTCTTCTGTTGGTCTCTATGTTCCTGGGGGAACTGCGGTTTTACCTTCAACGGCTTTGATGCTCTCTATT CCTGCTCAGATTGCTGGTTGTGGTACTGTTGTTCTTGCAACACCTCCCAGTCAGGATGGCAGCATATGCAAG GAGGTGCTCTATTGTGCGAAGAAGGCTGGTGTGACTCACATTCTTAAGGCAGGAGGAGCTCAG GCTATCTCTGCTATGGCTTGGGGGACAGAATCTTGCCCTAAG GTTGAGAAAATTTTTGGCCCTGGTAATCAATATGTAACAGCTGCCAAAATGATTCTTCAa AATAGTGAAGCGATGATCTCAATTGACATGCCTGCGGGCCCTTCAGAAGTTCTGGTTATTGCTGATAGATATGCCAGCCCCGTTCATCTAGCAGCAGATCTGCTTTCCCAG GCCGAGCATGGCCCTGACAGTCAGGTAGTTCTTGTAATTGCCGGTGATGGTGTGGATCTTAAAGCTATTGAAGAAGAACTCAGTAAACAATGTAAAAGTCTTCCAAGAGGAGAGTTTGCTTCAAAAGCCCTGAGCCATAGTTTTACTGTGTTTGCTCGCGATATGGTGGAG GCAGTCTCCTTTTCAAACTTATATGCACCTGAGCATTTAATAATTAATGTCAAGGATGCAGAAAAATGGGAGAGTTTCATTCAGAATGCAG GTTCTGTCTTCTTGGGGCCATGGACCCCAGAAAGCGTGGGAGATTATGCAAGTGGGACAAATCATGTTCTTCCAACCTATGGTTATGCACGGATGTATGGTGGAGTTTCGCTTGACTCGTTTTTAAAATACATGACAGTACAGTCTTTGACAGAGGAAGGTTTAAGAAAACTTGGTCCCTATGTTGAAAAAATGGCTGAAGTTGAGGGACTGGATGCCCATAAAAGAGCTGTAAGTCTTCGATTGAAGGATATTAAAGCCAGGCAAATCTCAAGTTCAAG AGAGGGCACATCACTTTTTTACCATCTTTGA
- the LOC103488497 gene encoding putative germin-like protein 2-1, which translates to MASNGCILTISFLAFSFFVALASDQNPIQDFCVADNGTTVLLNGLTCKDPKQVVADDFSFGGLHIAANTSNALGCQVTPVTPSEMPGLNTLGISIVRIDYAPRGINPLHTHPRASEILIVLEGSLEVGFITSFPENRHIGKVLQKGDAFVFPVGLVHYQRNPGPTNAVAIAALSSQNPGVIIVANAVFGSTPNISSDILEKSFQINKQVIGYLQTKF; encoded by the exons ATGGCCAGTAATGGTTGTATATTGACTATTTCATTTCTAGCATTTTCCTTCTTTGTTGCCTTGGCATCTGACCAGAATCCGATTCAAGATTTTTGTGTAGCAGATAATGGAACTACAG TGTTACTAAATGGACTGACCTGCAAGGATCCAAAGCAAGTTGTAGCTGATGATTTTTCCTTCGGTGGACTTCACATTGCAGCAAACACATCTAATGCACTGGGATGTCAAGTGACTCCAGTTACTCCATCAGAAATGCCAGGACTCAACACGCTCGGCATCTCCATCGTTAGAATAGACTATGCACCCCGAGGCATCAACCCTCTGCACACGCACCCTCGAGCTTCTGAGATATTGATTGTCTTGGAAGGCAGTCTAGAAGTCGGATTCATCACATCATTTCCTGAAAATAGGCATATAGGGAAAGTGTTGCAGAAGGGCGACGCATTTGTCTTTCCTGTTGGTCTTGTTCACTATCAGAGAAATCCAGGTCCTACCAATGCAGTTGCTATTGCTGCTCTCAGCAGCCAAAACCCAGGAGTTATAATAGTTGCAAATGCAGTATTTGGGTCTACTCCAAATATTTCCAGTGACATTCTAGAGAAATCTTTTCAAATCAATAAACAAGTTATTGGTTACCTTCAAACTAAGTTCTAG
- the LOC103488488 gene encoding uncharacterized protein LOC103488488, with product MLTNSGKNKFPCKGFSTPPPSWKSKPFRLPKTAPFSESKRSSPNFANKSDLFHVIHKVPAGDSPYVKAKQVQLIDKDPNRAVSLFWAAINAGDRVDSALKDMAVVMKQLDRSDEAIEAIKSFRHLCPYDSQESIDNVLIELYKRSGRIEEEIDMLQCKLKQIEDGTVFGGKRTKAARSQGKKVQITVEQEKSRVLGNLAWAFLQLDNVYIAEEYYRKALSLESDNNKKCNLAICLILTNRLTEAKSLLQSVRASSGGKPMEESYAKSFERASHMLAEKEFKPFNSTEHEEDNNTAATITSKNTTGKSGRCVPQITASTKWTHDDDKMYINENSWDYDHHWDCCENKSIGAVNSSHNYLHCDKWSGGCFIENLGKADSCIPIKIKGDRNQGDLFRLEDESFNCCSLYSSPTPAKRSVEVPFTQPKNSIWEFNNRWGSKERRQQRKRIRKVLFGNPSKKNKSFASGFVVDASSESEGTKPTSNYKTKYRSAAPDSVELEVPFTQPRSCAWFMNGHSRKATECFRSLRSSSSSRKLSFEPPTSTENIQTTADSNFGRSELSRAVSDEPQDLEGDWNQTSCGDIEYEEGGSPMVYGLMKIKEECSAVDQKFQHNSPTVFGKKSWADMVEEEEEESDEEEEDNSTEEMSSSSGSGQVNCFVDNWSCCSSDNGEFKFNDENLNSNILHQKNHCPSSNQVEDIMKFGSLEIKDDSDEVVSLRNSVVRCDQQQAMLESIDNCGASPLPRKDLTTEVSCKFGQENKLMRRNRLQVFHEITTVHQELEF from the exons ATGTTGACGAACAGCGGCAAGAACAAATTTCCGTGCAAGGGATTTTCGACCCCACCACCGTCGTGGAAATCGAAGCCGTTCAGGTTACCGAAAACGGCGCCTTTCTCAGAAAGTAAAAGATCGTCTCCTAATTTTGCCAATAAATCTGATCTTTTTCATGTCATTCACAAAGTTCCCGCCGGGGACTCTCCCTATGTTAAGGCTAAACAAGTTCAG TTGATAGATAAAGATCCAAATAGGGCCGTTTCTCTGTTTTGGGCGGCGATAAATGCCGGGGATCGAGTGGACAGTGCACTGAAGGATATGGCTGTAGTGATGAAGCAGCTGGACCGCTCTGATGAAGCGATTGAGGCGATCAAATCCTTTCGCCATCTCTGCCCTTATGATTCTCAGGAATCTATTGACAATGTATTGATTGAATTATACAAG AGATCTGGTAGAATAGAAGAAGAGATTGATATGCTTCAATGCAAACTGAAACAGATCGAAGACGGCACGGTTTTTGGGGGGAAGAGGACGAAGGCTGCAAGATCCCAGGGTAAGAAAGTGCAAATTACCGTCGAGCAAGAAAAATCAAG AGTTCTTGGCAACTTGGCCTGGGCTTTCTTGCAGCTGGACAATGTCTATATTGCTGAAGAGTATTACCG GAAAGCTTTGTCTCTCGAGTCGGATAACAACAAAAAATGCAATCTTGCGATCTGTCTGATCCTTACGAATCGGCTCACGGAAGCAAAGTCTCTGCTTCAGTCTGTAAGGGCTTCTTCTGGAGGCAAGCCCATGGAAGAGTCATATGCCAAATCATTTGAACGCGCGTCTCACATGCTGGCTGAAAAGGAATTTAAGCCGTTCAATTCAACAGAGCATGAAGAAGATAACAACACTGCAGCCACGATAACCTCAAAGAACACAACTGGTAAATCCGGCCGTTGTGTTCCTCAGATCACTGCATCCACAAAATGGACTCATGATGATGACAAAATGTACATAAACGAAAATAGTTGGGACTACGATCATCATTGGGACTGCTGTGAGAACAAGTCAATTGGAGCTGTGAATTCTTCACATAATTATCTGCATTGTGATAAATGGAGTGGAGGTTGTTTCATTGAAAATCTAGGAAAAGCTGACTCCTGCATTCCTATTAAAATAAAGGGAGACCGGAACCAGGGTGATCTATTTAGATTAGAAGATGAGAGTTTCAACTGCTGCTCATTGTATTCATCTCCGACTCCAGCGAAACGAAGTGTTGAAGTTCCATTCACTCAACCGAAAAACTCCATTTGGGAATTCAATAATCGATGGGGGTCAAAGGAAAGGAGGCAGCAGCGAAAAAGAATCAGGAAAGTTTTGTTTGGGAATCCTTCAAAGAAGAATAAAAGTTTTGCCAGTGGCTTTGTTGTGGATGCTTCTTCTGAATCTGAAGGAACCAAACCAACTTCGAATTACAAGACAAAGTATAGGTCTGCAGCTCCTGATTCAGTTGAATTGGAAGTTCCATTTACACAGCCAAGGAGCTGTGCATGGTTTATGAACGGACATTCGAGAAAGGCGACCGAATGCTTCAGAAGTTTGCGCAGCAGTAGTTCTAGTAGAAAACTTTCATTTGAGCCTCCCACAAGCACCGAAAATATTCAAACAACGGCTGATTCAAACTTTGGAAGATCTGAACTTTCCAGAGCAGTGAGTGACGAACCTCAAGATCTTGAAGGAGACTGGAACCAAACTTCTTGTGGAGACATCGAGTATGAAGAAGGCGGCAGTCCAATGGTCTACGGCTTGATGAAGATAAAGGAAGAATGCAGTGCTGTTGATCAAAAGTTCCAACATAATTCCCCCACAGTTTTTGGGAAGAAGAGTTGGGCAGATATGGTcgaagaagaggaggaagaaAGTGATGAAGAGGAGGAAGACAATAGTACAGAAGAAATGTCGTCTTCAAGTGGAAGTGGTCAAGTCAATTGCTTCGTGGACAATTGGAGCTGCTGCAGCAGTGACAATGGAGAGTTCAAGTTTAATGATGAAAATCTAAATTCCAACATACTCCACCAGAAGAACCATTGTCCAAGCAGCAATCAGGTGGAAGACATAATGAAGTTTGGTTCACTTGAGATAAAAGATGACTCGGACGAGGTTGTTTCATTGAGAAATTCAGTAGTACGGTGCGACCAACAGCAGGCTATGTTAGAGTCGATCGATAATTGTGGCGCCTCGCCGCTGCCAAGGAAAGATCTGACAACTGAAGTCTCTTGTAAGTTTGGGCAGGAAAATAAGTTGATGAGGAGAAACAGATTGCAGGTATTCCATGAGATAACAACAGTGCATCAAGAGCTagaattttaa